One stretch of Prunus persica cultivar Lovell chromosome G1, Prunus_persica_NCBIv2, whole genome shotgun sequence DNA includes these proteins:
- the LOC18793005 gene encoding disease resistance protein TAO1, with protein MATGDDNDTVSSSPGGFRLRWDVFLSFRGEDTRATITKSLYEGLEKRGVRVFRDDDALNRGDEIAPSLLEAIEDSTAAIVILSPRYAESKWCLEELAKICERRSRLILPVFYQVDPSHVRHQNEPFAKHFRVYEQLPEIADKVPRWRSAMEKVGGIAGYIINTSNEADGFIQHLVQRVLTEINKTPAAYTVGLDSRVEEVMRLLDLNVGSSGVRVLGIHGMGGVGKTTLAKALFNRLVGHFDCHSLISNVREISAGHEGLLSLQNKLIGNLSPNKVPPVNELETGVAAIRAIAYEKQILLVLDDVDNVSQLSALVGNNTEWFYKGSRIIVTTRDIKALPSHLVNKLYEVRELDSSKALQLFNYHALRREKPTDEFFNLSKEIAALTGGLPLALEVFGSYLFDKRKIEDWREALQKLSKIRPGDLHDVLKISYDALDKPNKYIFLDIACLFVKMNMKREDAINILKGCGFAGEIAISDLTAKSLIKITEDSTLWMHDQIRDMGRQIVRDENLLDPGMRTRLWDRDEIMNVFKDDKGTRHIQGIVLDFESRTMKVRDPGGDRISWNNFRRGPTFTSAVTYVKERYKAHHQNKAEKKREVIICSKPLAAMVSLRLLQINYVHLEGDLKFLPAELKWLQWKGCPLKSLALDFFPLRLAVLDLSDSKLERLWRGRGHKVAEKLMLLNLTGCFNLTGIPDLSGNGALEKLILEHCTGLTKLHNSIGNLQTLVHLNLRECSNLIQLPNDVSGLTKLENLILSGCLQLKQLPNNMDRMVSLKELLLDDTAIISLPESIFRLTKLEKLSLNRCKYLKGLPDLIGKLCSLKEISLNGCEKLEKIPNSMGSLANLEKLSLLWCTSLSIIPDSIGNLKSLMEFYIYGSPIKELPVSIGSLSNLKELSTGNGQFLSRLPDSIGGLNSLVVLKIDQTLITDLPHEIGALKTLEKLEMRKCASLRSLPESIGSMRALTSIIITEAAITELPESLGMLENLTMLQLDRCKQFCKLPVSIGQLKSLHRLLMVETAVTELPESFGMLSCLMVLNMGKKHQKREDTEEINFIVPASFSNLSLLYELHARACNISGKIADDFEKLSSLEILNLGRNNFSSLPASLRGLSLLKKLLLPHCKKLKALPPLPLSLEEVDAANCISLESISDISNLENLVMLNLTSCEKVVDIPGLECLKSLVRLYASGCTACSSAIKKRLAKSYMRKIRNLSMPGSKIPDWFFQDVVTFSERKNCVLKSVIIGVVVSLNQQIPDDIRDELPAIVDILGQILILDFPTFTSALILLGVPNTNEDQVHLCRYPIHHPLVSQLKDGYKIHVMRREPPMMEGVELKKWGIHLVYEGDDDYEGDEESLNESQQSPSEKMARFFSSFEEGD; from the exons ATGGCGACCGGGGATGACAACGACACCGTTTCGTCAAGTCCGGGGGGTTTCCGGCTACGCTGGGACGTGTTCCTAAGCTTCAGAGGCGAAGACACCCGCGCAACAATCACCAAGAGTCTGTACGAGGGGCTCGAAAAACGCGGCGTCCGAGTCTTCCGAGACGACGACGCCTTGAACCGCGGGGACGAGATCGCCCCGAGTCTGCTGGAAGCGATCGAGGACTCGACGGCGGCCATCGTGATCCTGTCGCCGAGATATGCCGAGTCAAAATGGTGTCTGGAAGAGCTGGCTAAGATATGCGAGCGCCGGAGTCGGCTGATTCTGCCTGTGTTCTACCAAGTGGACCCCTCTCACGTTCGACATCAAAACGAACCGTTTGCAAAGCATTTTAGAGTTTATGAACAACTGCCTGAAATCGCCGACAAGGTCCCTAGGTGGCGGAGCGCCATGGAAAAAGTAGGCGGTATAGCGGGTTATATTATCAACACCAG CAACGAAGCAGATGGGTTCATTCAACATTTAGTCCAAagggttttgactgaaataaacaaaaccccaGCTGCATACACAGTGGGACTTGATTCCCGAGTTGAAGAGGTGATGAGGCTTTTAGACTTGAATGTTGGATCCAGCGGAGTTCGAGTTCTGGGAATTCATGGCATGGGCGGGGTTGGCAAGACAACACTTGCCAAGGCTCTTTTCAACAGGCTTGTTGGTCATTTTGACTGCCACAGTTTGATCTCAAATGTTCGAGAAATCTCAGCAGGACATGAGGGTTTGCTATCTCTTCAAAACAAACTCATTGGTAATCTTTCCCCTAATAAGGTGCCTCCTGTAAATGAGCTTGAGACTGGTGTTGCTGCAATCAGAGCGATTGCGTATGAGAAGCAAATTCTCCTTGTTCTGGATGATGTTGATAATGTGAGCCAACTAAGTGCTTTAGTTGGCAACAACACAGAATGGTTTTACAAAGGAAGCAGAATTATCGTTACCACGAGAGATATAAAAGCCTTACCAAGTCATCTTGTGAATAAGTTGTATGAGGTGAGGGAGTTGGATTCGTCCAAGGCACTACAACTTTTCAATTACCATGCACTGAGAAGAGAAAAGCCCACAGATGAGTTCTTCAATCTGTCCAAGGAAATTGCGGCTCTTACTGGTGGGCTACCCTTGGCTCTTGAAGTGTTTGGTTCTTACCTCTTTGATAAGAGGAAGATAGAGGACTGGAGAGAAGCTCTGCAGAAGCTGAGCAAGATTCGTCCAGGTGATCTTCACGATGTGCTAAAGATAAGTTATGACGCACTAGACaagccaaacaagtatatctTCCTAGATATTGCATGTTTATTTGTAAAGATGAACATGAAGAGAGAAGATGCAATTAACATATTGAAGGGTTGTGGTTTTGCGGGCGAGATAGCCATTTCTGACCTCACAGCAAAGTCACTTATTAAGATCACTGAAGACAGTACACTGTGGATGCACGATCAGATTAGGGACATGGGAAGGCAAATCGTTAGAGACGAAAACCTTTTGGATCCTGGCATGCGTACTAGACTGTGGGATCGTGATGAAATCATGAATGTCTTCAAGGATGATAAG GGAACAAGACATATACAAGGGATAGTCCTAGACTTCGAATCAAGGACAATGAAGGTGAGGGATCCGGGTGGTGACAGAATTTCTTGGAATAACTTTCGAAGAGGCCCAACTTTTACCTCTGCAGTTACATACGTTAAGGAAAGATACAAAGCACATCATCAAAATAAagcagagaaaaaaagagaggttATAATTTGCTCAAAACCCCTTGCAGCAATGGTCAGTCTTAGACTGCTTCAAATTAATTATGTGCATTTGGAAGGAGACTTGAAGTTTCTTCCTGCTGAGTTGAAGTGGTTACAGTGGAAAGGTTGTCCCCTGAAATCTCTCgctttggatttttttccTCTCCGACTTGCCGTCCTTGATCTTTCAGACAGCAAACTCGAACGTTTGTGGCGTGGGCGTGGTCACAAG GTGGCTGAGAAACTGATGCTCTTGAATCTGACCGGCTGCTTTAATCTAACTGGTATTCCTGATTTATCTGGTAATGGGGCCTTGGAAAAGCTTATTCTTGAGCATTGCACCGGACTCACTAAGCTTCACAACTCTATTGGGAATTTGCAGACATTAGTCCACTTGAACCTTCGAGAATGTTCCAACCTCattcaacttccaaatgatgtCTCCGGCCTGACAAAACTTGAGAACCTAATCCTCTCTGGTTGCTTGCAACTGAAACAACTGCCAAACAACATGGACCGCATGGTATCATTAAAAGAACTTCTCCTTGATGACACTGCTATAATAAGTCTTCCCGAATCTATCTTCCGGCTTACAAAACTTGAAAAGCTCAGTTTGAACAGGTGCAAATATTTGAAAGGGCTCCCCGACTTGATAGGAAAGTTGTGTTCTCTGAAAGAAATCTCCCTTAATGGGTgcgaaaaattagaaaaaatacCGAATTCCATGGGATCTTTGGCAAACCTTGAGAAACTAAGTTTGCTCTGGTGTACATCACTGAGCATTATTCCCGATTCAATTGGCAACCTCAAATCGTTGATGGAGTTTTATATTTACGGTAGTCCAATCAAAGAGCTGCCTGTGTCCATTGGTTCATTATCAAACTTGAAGGAATTATCGACAGGGAACGGTCAATTTTTGAGCAGATTGCCTGATTCAATTGGAGGTTTGAATTCTCTAGTTGTGCTAAAAATAGATCAGACATTAATCACAGATCTCCCACATGAGATTGGTGCCTTGAAAACACTTGAGAAGCTTGAGATGAGGAAATGTGCATCTCTTAGATCATTACCAGAATCAATTGGAAGCATGAGAGCCCTAACTTCTATAATCATAACTGAAGCTGCTATCACAGAACTGCCAGAATCATTAGGGATGTTGGAAAATCTTACCATGTTACAGTTGGACAGATGTAAGCAGTTCTGTAAGCTTCCAGTTTCAATAGGACAGTTAAAGTCCTTGCACAGATTGCTGATGGTGGAAACTGCAGTGACAGAACTACCCGAAAGCTTCGGAATGCTTTCTTGTTTAATGGTTTTAAATATGGGAAAGAAGCATCAAAAGAGGGAAGACACAGAAGAGATTAATTTTATAGTTCCAGCTTCTTTCTCAAATCTATCCTTGCTATATGAACTGCATGCTCGTGCTTGTAATATATCTGGTAAAATTGCAGATGATTTTGAGAAGTTGTCATCACTCGAAATCTTGAATCTAGGCCGTAATAACTTTTCCAGCCTTCCAGCCAGCTTGAGGGGCCTGTCTCTTCTCAAAAAGCTTCTATTACCTCACTGTAAAAAGCTCAAGGCTCTGCCCCCGCTTCCCTTGAGTTTAGAAGAGGTGGATGCTGCAAACTGTATTTCATTAGAAAGTATCTCTGACATTTCAAACTTGGAGAACTTGGTGATGCTGAACCTTACAAGTTGTGAGAAAGTTGTGGACATTCCAGGACTTGAATGCTTGAAGTCCTTGGTAAGGTTGTATGCAAGTGGTTGCACAGCTTGCTCATCAGCTATTAAGAAAAGGCTTGCTAAG AGCTACATGAGGAAAATACGCAATCTTAGCATGCCCGGGAGCAAGATACCAGACTGGTTTTTTCAAGATGTGGTTACATtctcagaaagaaaaaactgtGTTCTCAAAAGTGTGATCATAGGTGTTGTAGTCTCTCTGAACCAGCAAATACCCGATGACATAAGAGACGAACTTCCTGCAATCGTGGACATTCTAGGACAGATCCTCATACTGGATTTTCCTACCTTCACTTCAGCTTTGATCTTATTGGGAGTGCCAAATACAAATGAAGACCAAGTTCACTTGTGCCGATACCCAATTCACCATCCCTTGGTTTCTCAGTTGAAAGATGGTTACAAGATACATGTAATGCGAAGAGAGCCGCCGATGATGGAAGGGGTTGAGCTGAAGAAGTGGGGGATCCATTTGGTCTATGAAGGTGATGATGATTATGAGGGAGACGAAGAATCATTAAATGAAAGCCAGCAATCTCCTTCAGAAAAGATGGCAAGGTTCTTCAGCTCTTTTGAAGAAGGTGACTGA